In Hemiscyllium ocellatum isolate sHemOce1 chromosome 16, sHemOce1.pat.X.cur, whole genome shotgun sequence, one genomic interval encodes:
- the grk6 gene encoding G protein-coupled receptor kinase 6 isoform X5, whose product MRSHCLQELQNGACKELFKDCQKLVHDFLSVAPFSDYMDSLYFSRFLQWKYLERQPVTKYNFRQYRVLGKGGFGEVCACQVRATGKMYACKKLEKKRIKKRKGEVMTLNEKEILEKVNSRFVVSLAYAYETKDALCLVLTLMNGGDLKFHIYHMGEAGFPEQRAIFYVAQICCGLEHLQRERVVYRDLKPENLLLDDHGHIRISDLGLAVYVPEGQTVKGRVGTVGYMAPEVVKNERYTFSPDWWGLGCLFYEMIEGQSPFQQRKKKTKRQEVERRVTEEQETYSNKFSTQARSLCQLLLRKAPEERLGCCGRASNEVKEHPLFQDINFKRLEAGMLQPPFVPDPQAIYCKDVLDIEQFSTVKGVELGPADNDFYTRFATGSVSIPWQNEMIETECFSELNVFGSDGSVPPDLDWRGQAEPPPRKGLLQRLFSRQVDCGNCQKTGEDHQPLDPDQPLKPFNGPFLTEPKDTSCLQFCTYLYI is encoded by the exons ATGAGGAGTCATTGTTTGCAAGAGCTGCAAAATGGAGCCTGCAAGGAGCTCTTCAAGGATTGTCAGAA GTTGGTCCACGATTTCCTAAGTGTTGCACCTTTCTCTGATTATATGGACAGTTTGTACTTCAGTCGCttcctccaatggaaatacctggAGAG GCAACCTGTGACCAAGTACAACTTCCGCCAGTACCGGGTGCTGGGAAAGGGAGGCTTTGGGGAG GTCTGTGCCTGCCAGGTTCGAGCCACAGGGAAAATGTACGCCTGTAAAAAGCTGGAGAAGAAACGAATCAAAAAGCGGAAAGGAGAGGTCATGACTTTAAATGAGAAAGAGATTTTGGAAAAAGTGAACAGTAGGTTTGTA GTGAGCCTGGCCTATGCCTATGAGACAAAGGATGCTTTGTGCCTGGTCTTAACCCTGATGAACGGAGGAGATCTCAAGTTTCACATCTATCACATGGGCGAGGCTGGTTTTCCAGAGCAACGTGCCATCTTCTACGTGGCCCAGATCTGCTGTGGTCTtgagcatctgcagagagagagagtggtttaCAG AGATTTGAAGCCAGAAAATCTGCTGCTGGACGATCACG GTCACATTCGGATATCGGACTTGGGCCTGGCAGTGTACGTGCCAGAGGGACAGACAGTCAAAGGCAGAGTGGGCACCGTGGGCTATATGG CTCCTGAAGTTGTAAAGAATGAACGTTACACATTCAGCCCTGATTGGTGGGGTCTGGGTTGCCTGTTTTATGAGATGATTGAGGGGCAGTCACCATTTCAACAGCGCAAGAAAAAGACCAAACGGCAGGAGGTGGAACGGCGAGTCacggaggagcaggagacttaCTCTAACAAGTTCTCAACACAAGCACGTTCACTGTGTCAGCTG TTACTGAGGAAAGCCCCTGAGGAGCGGTTAGGCTGCTGTGGAAGGGCTTCGAATGAGGTTAAGGAGCATCCCCTATTTCAAGACATAAACTTCAAACGGCTTGAGGCAGGAATGCTGCAGCCTCCATTTGTACCTGAT CCACAAGCAATCTACTGTAAGGACGTGTTGGATATTGAGCAGTTCTCTACAGTGAAAGGAGTGGAACTGGGGCCTGCTGATAATGATTTCTACACCAGGTTTGCCACAGGCTCTGTCTCCATCCCctggcagaatgag ATGATCGAGACAGAATGTTTCAGTGAGCTGAATGTTTTTgggagtgatggttcagtgccccCGGACCTGGATTGGAGGGGTCAGGCTGAGCCCCCACCCAGGAAGGGGTTACTGCAGAGACTGTTCAGTCGCCAG GTTGACTGTGGAAATTGCCAGAAGACAGGAGAGGATCATCAACCGTTGGACCCAGACCAACCTCTGAAACCCTTCAATGGACCATTCCTCACTGAGCCAAAGGACACAAGCTGTTTACAATTTTGCACATATTTGTACATTTAA
- the grk6 gene encoding G protein-coupled receptor kinase 6 isoform X3: MELENIVANTVLLRAREGGGGRWKGKSKKWRQMLQFPHISLCEELRQTIVKDYKSLCDEQPIGRLLFRQFCETRPELCHCVQFLDAMADYEVTPDEKRKDCGQCLVDKFLDPKSPEYISEIPSNMRSHCLQELQNGACKELFKDCQKLVHDFLSVAPFSDYMDSLYFSRFLQWKYLERQPVTKYNFRQYRVLGKGGFGEVCACQVRATGKMYACKKLEKKRIKKRKGEVMTLNEKEILEKVNSRFVVSLAYAYETKDALCLVLTLMNGGDLKFHIYHMGEAGFPEQRAIFYVAQICCGLEHLQRERVVYRDLKPENLLLDDHGHIRISDLGLAVYVPEGQTVKGRVGTVGYMAPEVVKNERYTFSPDWWGLGCLFYEMIEGQSPFQQRKKKTKRQEVERRVTEEQETYSNKFSTQARSLCQLLLRKAPEERLGCCGRASNEVKEHPLFQDINFKRLEAGMLQPPFVPDPQAIYCKDVLDIEQFSTVKGVELGPADNDFYTRFATGSVSIPWQNEMIETECFSELNVFGSDGSVPPDLDWRGQAEPPPRKGLLQRLFSRQK; this comes from the exons TGAAGGACTACAAGAGTCTTTGTGATGAGCAGCCCATTGGGAGGTTACTGTTCCGCCAGTTCTGTGAGACCCGGCCGGAGCTGTGTCACTGTGTGCAGTTTCTGGATGCCATG GCTGACTATGAGGTGACTCCAGATGAAAAGCGAAAAGATTGCGGTCAGTGCCTTGTGGACAAGTTCCTCGACCCCAAG TCTCCCGAGTATATTTCGGAGATACCCAGCAACATGAGGAGTCATTGTTTGCAAGAGCTGCAAAATGGAGCCTGCAAGGAGCTCTTCAAGGATTGTCAGAA GTTGGTCCACGATTTCCTAAGTGTTGCACCTTTCTCTGATTATATGGACAGTTTGTACTTCAGTCGCttcctccaatggaaatacctggAGAG GCAACCTGTGACCAAGTACAACTTCCGCCAGTACCGGGTGCTGGGAAAGGGAGGCTTTGGGGAG GTCTGTGCCTGCCAGGTTCGAGCCACAGGGAAAATGTACGCCTGTAAAAAGCTGGAGAAGAAACGAATCAAAAAGCGGAAAGGAGAGGTCATGACTTTAAATGAGAAAGAGATTTTGGAAAAAGTGAACAGTAGGTTTGTA GTGAGCCTGGCCTATGCCTATGAGACAAAGGATGCTTTGTGCCTGGTCTTAACCCTGATGAACGGAGGAGATCTCAAGTTTCACATCTATCACATGGGCGAGGCTGGTTTTCCAGAGCAACGTGCCATCTTCTACGTGGCCCAGATCTGCTGTGGTCTtgagcatctgcagagagagagagtggtttaCAG AGATTTGAAGCCAGAAAATCTGCTGCTGGACGATCACG GTCACATTCGGATATCGGACTTGGGCCTGGCAGTGTACGTGCCAGAGGGACAGACAGTCAAAGGCAGAGTGGGCACCGTGGGCTATATGG CTCCTGAAGTTGTAAAGAATGAACGTTACACATTCAGCCCTGATTGGTGGGGTCTGGGTTGCCTGTTTTATGAGATGATTGAGGGGCAGTCACCATTTCAACAGCGCAAGAAAAAGACCAAACGGCAGGAGGTGGAACGGCGAGTCacggaggagcaggagacttaCTCTAACAAGTTCTCAACACAAGCACGTTCACTGTGTCAGCTG TTACTGAGGAAAGCCCCTGAGGAGCGGTTAGGCTGCTGTGGAAGGGCTTCGAATGAGGTTAAGGAGCATCCCCTATTTCAAGACATAAACTTCAAACGGCTTGAGGCAGGAATGCTGCAGCCTCCATTTGTACCTGAT CCACAAGCAATCTACTGTAAGGACGTGTTGGATATTGAGCAGTTCTCTACAGTGAAAGGAGTGGAACTGGGGCCTGCTGATAATGATTTCTACACCAGGTTTGCCACAGGCTCTGTCTCCATCCCctggcagaatgag ATGATCGAGACAGAATGTTTCAGTGAGCTGAATGTTTTTgggagtgatggttcagtgccccCGGACCTGGATTGGAGGGGTCAGGCTGAGCCCCCACCCAGGAAGGGGTTACTGCAGAGACTGTTCAGTCGCCAG AAATGA
- the grk6 gene encoding G protein-coupled receptor kinase 6 isoform X2 — translation MLQFPHISLCEELRQTIVKDYKSLCDEQPIGRLLFRQFCETRPELCHCVQFLDAMADYEVTPDEKRKDCGQCLVDKFLDPKSPEYISEIPSNMRSHCLQELQNGACKELFKDCQKLVHDFLSVAPFSDYMDSLYFSRFLQWKYLERQPVTKYNFRQYRVLGKGGFGEVCACQVRATGKMYACKKLEKKRIKKRKGEVMTLNEKEILEKVNSRFVVSLAYAYETKDALCLVLTLMNGGDLKFHIYHMGEAGFPEQRAIFYVAQICCGLEHLQRERVVYRDLKPENLLLDDHGHIRISDLGLAVYVPEGQTVKGRVGTVGYMAPEVVKNERYTFSPDWWGLGCLFYEMIEGQSPFQQRKKKTKRQEVERRVTEEQETYSNKFSTQARSLCQLLLRKAPEERLGCCGRASNEVKEHPLFQDINFKRLEAGMLQPPFVPDPQAIYCKDVLDIEQFSTVKGVELGPADNDFYTRFATGSVSIPWQNEMIETECFSELNVFGSDGSVPPDLDWRGQAEPPPRKGLLQRLFSRQVDCGNCQKTGEDHQPLDPDQPLKPFNGPFLTEPKDTSCLQFCTYLYI, via the exons TGAAGGACTACAAGAGTCTTTGTGATGAGCAGCCCATTGGGAGGTTACTGTTCCGCCAGTTCTGTGAGACCCGGCCGGAGCTGTGTCACTGTGTGCAGTTTCTGGATGCCATG GCTGACTATGAGGTGACTCCAGATGAAAAGCGAAAAGATTGCGGTCAGTGCCTTGTGGACAAGTTCCTCGACCCCAAG TCTCCCGAGTATATTTCGGAGATACCCAGCAACATGAGGAGTCATTGTTTGCAAGAGCTGCAAAATGGAGCCTGCAAGGAGCTCTTCAAGGATTGTCAGAA GTTGGTCCACGATTTCCTAAGTGTTGCACCTTTCTCTGATTATATGGACAGTTTGTACTTCAGTCGCttcctccaatggaaatacctggAGAG GCAACCTGTGACCAAGTACAACTTCCGCCAGTACCGGGTGCTGGGAAAGGGAGGCTTTGGGGAG GTCTGTGCCTGCCAGGTTCGAGCCACAGGGAAAATGTACGCCTGTAAAAAGCTGGAGAAGAAACGAATCAAAAAGCGGAAAGGAGAGGTCATGACTTTAAATGAGAAAGAGATTTTGGAAAAAGTGAACAGTAGGTTTGTA GTGAGCCTGGCCTATGCCTATGAGACAAAGGATGCTTTGTGCCTGGTCTTAACCCTGATGAACGGAGGAGATCTCAAGTTTCACATCTATCACATGGGCGAGGCTGGTTTTCCAGAGCAACGTGCCATCTTCTACGTGGCCCAGATCTGCTGTGGTCTtgagcatctgcagagagagagagtggtttaCAG AGATTTGAAGCCAGAAAATCTGCTGCTGGACGATCACG GTCACATTCGGATATCGGACTTGGGCCTGGCAGTGTACGTGCCAGAGGGACAGACAGTCAAAGGCAGAGTGGGCACCGTGGGCTATATGG CTCCTGAAGTTGTAAAGAATGAACGTTACACATTCAGCCCTGATTGGTGGGGTCTGGGTTGCCTGTTTTATGAGATGATTGAGGGGCAGTCACCATTTCAACAGCGCAAGAAAAAGACCAAACGGCAGGAGGTGGAACGGCGAGTCacggaggagcaggagacttaCTCTAACAAGTTCTCAACACAAGCACGTTCACTGTGTCAGCTG TTACTGAGGAAAGCCCCTGAGGAGCGGTTAGGCTGCTGTGGAAGGGCTTCGAATGAGGTTAAGGAGCATCCCCTATTTCAAGACATAAACTTCAAACGGCTTGAGGCAGGAATGCTGCAGCCTCCATTTGTACCTGAT CCACAAGCAATCTACTGTAAGGACGTGTTGGATATTGAGCAGTTCTCTACAGTGAAAGGAGTGGAACTGGGGCCTGCTGATAATGATTTCTACACCAGGTTTGCCACAGGCTCTGTCTCCATCCCctggcagaatgag ATGATCGAGACAGAATGTTTCAGTGAGCTGAATGTTTTTgggagtgatggttcagtgccccCGGACCTGGATTGGAGGGGTCAGGCTGAGCCCCCACCCAGGAAGGGGTTACTGCAGAGACTGTTCAGTCGCCAG GTTGACTGTGGAAATTGCCAGAAGACAGGAGAGGATCATCAACCGTTGGACCCAGACCAACCTCTGAAACCCTTCAATGGACCATTCCTCACTGAGCCAAAGGACACAAGCTGTTTACAATTTTGCACATATTTGTACATTTAA
- the grk6 gene encoding G protein-coupled receptor kinase 6 isoform X4, producing MVKDYKSLCDEQPIGRLLFRQFCETRPELCHCVQFLDAMADYEVTPDEKRKDCGQCLVDKFLDPKSPEYISEIPSNMRSHCLQELQNGACKELFKDCQKLVHDFLSVAPFSDYMDSLYFSRFLQWKYLERQPVTKYNFRQYRVLGKGGFGEVCACQVRATGKMYACKKLEKKRIKKRKGEVMTLNEKEILEKVNSRFVVSLAYAYETKDALCLVLTLMNGGDLKFHIYHMGEAGFPEQRAIFYVAQICCGLEHLQRERVVYRDLKPENLLLDDHGHIRISDLGLAVYVPEGQTVKGRVGTVGYMAPEVVKNERYTFSPDWWGLGCLFYEMIEGQSPFQQRKKKTKRQEVERRVTEEQETYSNKFSTQARSLCQLLLRKAPEERLGCCGRASNEVKEHPLFQDINFKRLEAGMLQPPFVPDPQAIYCKDVLDIEQFSTVKGVELGPADNDFYTRFATGSVSIPWQNEMIETECFSELNVFGSDGSVPPDLDWRGQAEPPPRKGLLQRLFSRQVDCGNCQKTGEDHQPLDPDQPLKPFNGPFLTEPKDTSCLQFCTYLYI from the exons atgg TGAAGGACTACAAGAGTCTTTGTGATGAGCAGCCCATTGGGAGGTTACTGTTCCGCCAGTTCTGTGAGACCCGGCCGGAGCTGTGTCACTGTGTGCAGTTTCTGGATGCCATG GCTGACTATGAGGTGACTCCAGATGAAAAGCGAAAAGATTGCGGTCAGTGCCTTGTGGACAAGTTCCTCGACCCCAAG TCTCCCGAGTATATTTCGGAGATACCCAGCAACATGAGGAGTCATTGTTTGCAAGAGCTGCAAAATGGAGCCTGCAAGGAGCTCTTCAAGGATTGTCAGAA GTTGGTCCACGATTTCCTAAGTGTTGCACCTTTCTCTGATTATATGGACAGTTTGTACTTCAGTCGCttcctccaatggaaatacctggAGAG GCAACCTGTGACCAAGTACAACTTCCGCCAGTACCGGGTGCTGGGAAAGGGAGGCTTTGGGGAG GTCTGTGCCTGCCAGGTTCGAGCCACAGGGAAAATGTACGCCTGTAAAAAGCTGGAGAAGAAACGAATCAAAAAGCGGAAAGGAGAGGTCATGACTTTAAATGAGAAAGAGATTTTGGAAAAAGTGAACAGTAGGTTTGTA GTGAGCCTGGCCTATGCCTATGAGACAAAGGATGCTTTGTGCCTGGTCTTAACCCTGATGAACGGAGGAGATCTCAAGTTTCACATCTATCACATGGGCGAGGCTGGTTTTCCAGAGCAACGTGCCATCTTCTACGTGGCCCAGATCTGCTGTGGTCTtgagcatctgcagagagagagagtggtttaCAG AGATTTGAAGCCAGAAAATCTGCTGCTGGACGATCACG GTCACATTCGGATATCGGACTTGGGCCTGGCAGTGTACGTGCCAGAGGGACAGACAGTCAAAGGCAGAGTGGGCACCGTGGGCTATATGG CTCCTGAAGTTGTAAAGAATGAACGTTACACATTCAGCCCTGATTGGTGGGGTCTGGGTTGCCTGTTTTATGAGATGATTGAGGGGCAGTCACCATTTCAACAGCGCAAGAAAAAGACCAAACGGCAGGAGGTGGAACGGCGAGTCacggaggagcaggagacttaCTCTAACAAGTTCTCAACACAAGCACGTTCACTGTGTCAGCTG TTACTGAGGAAAGCCCCTGAGGAGCGGTTAGGCTGCTGTGGAAGGGCTTCGAATGAGGTTAAGGAGCATCCCCTATTTCAAGACATAAACTTCAAACGGCTTGAGGCAGGAATGCTGCAGCCTCCATTTGTACCTGAT CCACAAGCAATCTACTGTAAGGACGTGTTGGATATTGAGCAGTTCTCTACAGTGAAAGGAGTGGAACTGGGGCCTGCTGATAATGATTTCTACACCAGGTTTGCCACAGGCTCTGTCTCCATCCCctggcagaatgag ATGATCGAGACAGAATGTTTCAGTGAGCTGAATGTTTTTgggagtgatggttcagtgccccCGGACCTGGATTGGAGGGGTCAGGCTGAGCCCCCACCCAGGAAGGGGTTACTGCAGAGACTGTTCAGTCGCCAG GTTGACTGTGGAAATTGCCAGAAGACAGGAGAGGATCATCAACCGTTGGACCCAGACCAACCTCTGAAACCCTTCAATGGACCATTCCTCACTGAGCCAAAGGACACAAGCTGTTTACAATTTTGCACATATTTGTACATTTAA
- the grk6 gene encoding G protein-coupled receptor kinase 6 isoform X1, translating to MELENIVANTVLLRAREGGGGRWKGKSKKWRQMLQFPHISLCEELRQTIVKDYKSLCDEQPIGRLLFRQFCETRPELCHCVQFLDAMADYEVTPDEKRKDCGQCLVDKFLDPKSPEYISEIPSNMRSHCLQELQNGACKELFKDCQKLVHDFLSVAPFSDYMDSLYFSRFLQWKYLERQPVTKYNFRQYRVLGKGGFGEVCACQVRATGKMYACKKLEKKRIKKRKGEVMTLNEKEILEKVNSRFVVSLAYAYETKDALCLVLTLMNGGDLKFHIYHMGEAGFPEQRAIFYVAQICCGLEHLQRERVVYRDLKPENLLLDDHGHIRISDLGLAVYVPEGQTVKGRVGTVGYMAPEVVKNERYTFSPDWWGLGCLFYEMIEGQSPFQQRKKKTKRQEVERRVTEEQETYSNKFSTQARSLCQLLLRKAPEERLGCCGRASNEVKEHPLFQDINFKRLEAGMLQPPFVPDPQAIYCKDVLDIEQFSTVKGVELGPADNDFYTRFATGSVSIPWQNEMIETECFSELNVFGSDGSVPPDLDWRGQAEPPPRKGLLQRLFSRQVDCGNCQKTGEDHQPLDPDQPLKPFNGPFLTEPKDTSCLQFCTYLYI from the exons TGAAGGACTACAAGAGTCTTTGTGATGAGCAGCCCATTGGGAGGTTACTGTTCCGCCAGTTCTGTGAGACCCGGCCGGAGCTGTGTCACTGTGTGCAGTTTCTGGATGCCATG GCTGACTATGAGGTGACTCCAGATGAAAAGCGAAAAGATTGCGGTCAGTGCCTTGTGGACAAGTTCCTCGACCCCAAG TCTCCCGAGTATATTTCGGAGATACCCAGCAACATGAGGAGTCATTGTTTGCAAGAGCTGCAAAATGGAGCCTGCAAGGAGCTCTTCAAGGATTGTCAGAA GTTGGTCCACGATTTCCTAAGTGTTGCACCTTTCTCTGATTATATGGACAGTTTGTACTTCAGTCGCttcctccaatggaaatacctggAGAG GCAACCTGTGACCAAGTACAACTTCCGCCAGTACCGGGTGCTGGGAAAGGGAGGCTTTGGGGAG GTCTGTGCCTGCCAGGTTCGAGCCACAGGGAAAATGTACGCCTGTAAAAAGCTGGAGAAGAAACGAATCAAAAAGCGGAAAGGAGAGGTCATGACTTTAAATGAGAAAGAGATTTTGGAAAAAGTGAACAGTAGGTTTGTA GTGAGCCTGGCCTATGCCTATGAGACAAAGGATGCTTTGTGCCTGGTCTTAACCCTGATGAACGGAGGAGATCTCAAGTTTCACATCTATCACATGGGCGAGGCTGGTTTTCCAGAGCAACGTGCCATCTTCTACGTGGCCCAGATCTGCTGTGGTCTtgagcatctgcagagagagagagtggtttaCAG AGATTTGAAGCCAGAAAATCTGCTGCTGGACGATCACG GTCACATTCGGATATCGGACTTGGGCCTGGCAGTGTACGTGCCAGAGGGACAGACAGTCAAAGGCAGAGTGGGCACCGTGGGCTATATGG CTCCTGAAGTTGTAAAGAATGAACGTTACACATTCAGCCCTGATTGGTGGGGTCTGGGTTGCCTGTTTTATGAGATGATTGAGGGGCAGTCACCATTTCAACAGCGCAAGAAAAAGACCAAACGGCAGGAGGTGGAACGGCGAGTCacggaggagcaggagacttaCTCTAACAAGTTCTCAACACAAGCACGTTCACTGTGTCAGCTG TTACTGAGGAAAGCCCCTGAGGAGCGGTTAGGCTGCTGTGGAAGGGCTTCGAATGAGGTTAAGGAGCATCCCCTATTTCAAGACATAAACTTCAAACGGCTTGAGGCAGGAATGCTGCAGCCTCCATTTGTACCTGAT CCACAAGCAATCTACTGTAAGGACGTGTTGGATATTGAGCAGTTCTCTACAGTGAAAGGAGTGGAACTGGGGCCTGCTGATAATGATTTCTACACCAGGTTTGCCACAGGCTCTGTCTCCATCCCctggcagaatgag ATGATCGAGACAGAATGTTTCAGTGAGCTGAATGTTTTTgggagtgatggttcagtgccccCGGACCTGGATTGGAGGGGTCAGGCTGAGCCCCCACCCAGGAAGGGGTTACTGCAGAGACTGTTCAGTCGCCAG GTTGACTGTGGAAATTGCCAGAAGACAGGAGAGGATCATCAACCGTTGGACCCAGACCAACCTCTGAAACCCTTCAATGGACCATTCCTCACTGAGCCAAAGGACACAAGCTGTTTACAATTTTGCACATATTTGTACATTTAA